A genomic segment from Bacteroidales bacterium encodes:
- a CDS encoding 2-dehydropantoate 2-reductase — protein MKIAIIGTGGVGGYFGGRLANAGYDVTFFARGAHLKAIQTNGLKVKSIKGDFIINPAKATDNIKKIGIVDFIIVAVKAWQIKEIAKELPAIMHSETIVIPMQNGVTAVDELKEYIDQKNIIGGLCRVFSRIDAPGIIEHFGIEPFILFGELDNSTTERIQKIKSVFDKAEITNKIANDITAELWKKFIGICVGGLMAVSKTNYGELRELKETRQLTVKLLTEIYNLSQKMRINIEPDYVSKVMKAIDSYPYESTSSLTRDVWEGKPSEIEEQNGTVVKLAKQHDVETPVNNFIYSCILPMEIKARKR, from the coding sequence ATGAAAATAGCCATTATCGGAACCGGCGGAGTTGGCGGATACTTTGGCGGAAGACTCGCCAATGCCGGATATGATGTTACTTTCTTTGCACGTGGCGCTCACCTGAAAGCAATACAAACAAACGGGTTGAAAGTAAAAAGCATTAAAGGCGATTTTATTATTAATCCGGCTAAAGCTACAGATAATATTAAAAAGATAGGAATAGTTGATTTTATTATTGTTGCAGTTAAAGCATGGCAGATAAAAGAGATTGCAAAAGAGCTTCCTGCCATTATGCATTCTGAAACCATTGTCATTCCTATGCAAAACGGGGTTACTGCTGTTGACGAATTGAAAGAATATATTGATCAAAAAAATATAATCGGCGGATTATGCAGGGTTTTCAGCAGGATTGATGCACCCGGAATAATTGAACATTTCGGTATTGAACCTTTTATTCTTTTCGGAGAACTTGATAATTCAACAACTGAACGCATTCAAAAAATAAAATCAGTTTTTGATAAAGCAGAAATCACAAACAAAATTGCAAATGATATTACAGCCGAATTATGGAAAAAATTTATTGGCATATGTGTTGGCGGATTAATGGCAGTATCAAAAACAAATTATGGAGAGCTGCGTGAATTAAAAGAAACACGACAACTCACTGTAAAGCTTCTTACTGAAATTTATAACCTTTCGCAAAAAATGAGAATCAATATAGAACCCGATTATGTAAGCAAAGTGATGAAGGCTATTGACTCCTACCCTTACGAATCTACATCCTCACTCACGCGGGATGTGTGGGAAGGAAAACCTTCGGAAATAGAAGAACAAAACGGAACTGTAGTGAAACTTGCAAAACAACATGATGTTGAAACACCTGTCAATAACTTTATATACAGTTGTATTCTTCCTATGGAAATAAAAGCAAGGAAAAGATAA
- a CDS encoding DUF2279 domain-containing protein: MKNFRIFIFLIFALPALGFSNSSGITEDSTFLPKHYTFGDTLQPEKTKKVNKLRLAIVGSSVPILTTGVFIYFQNAWWNDTLQYYGLPKSKFHFDDSKELKYALCLDKCGHFWSSQIASNVFCELLEWAGIQQRKAKWYGAGFAILTSGIVEVKDGMAPWWGFSLTDMGANILGSLYPVLQDYHPFFKNFTFKWSYDFIHKSYFKTFPHNVDKSFMDDYERHTYWLCSNIKGIAPASWKKHIPKFLSFDVGVSAEYLDGHGAGTRQWFLGIGLDLSNINIKNFNFYNNHKHLLNLYRLPSPVQQISPHKVSYLIAF, encoded by the coding sequence ATGAAGAATTTCCGGATATTTATTTTTTTAATCTTTGCACTACCGGCATTAGGTTTTTCAAACAGTTCAGGTATTACAGAAGATTCCACGTTTTTACCCAAACACTACACGTTTGGAGATACATTACAACCGGAAAAAACAAAAAAAGTAAATAAGCTTCGCCTTGCAATTGTTGGCAGTTCAGTGCCTATTCTTACAACCGGAGTGTTTATTTATTTCCAGAATGCATGGTGGAACGACACGTTACAATATTATGGTCTTCCCAAGTCTAAATTTCATTTCGACGATTCGAAAGAATTAAAATATGCTCTATGCCTTGATAAATGCGGACATTTCTGGTCATCACAAATTGCATCAAATGTTTTCTGTGAATTGCTTGAATGGGCAGGGATTCAGCAAAGAAAAGCCAAGTGGTATGGAGCCGGGTTTGCAATTCTTACATCAGGAATTGTAGAAGTAAAAGACGGTATGGCTCCATGGTGGGGTTTCAGCCTTACCGATATGGGTGCAAATATACTGGGTTCATTGTATCCTGTTTTACAGGACTATCATCCTTTTTTTAAAAATTTCACATTCAAATGGAGTTATGATTTTATTCACAAATCGTATTTTAAAACATTCCCACACAATGTTGATAAAAGTTTTATGGACGATTATGAAAGGCATACCTACTGGCTTTGCAGCAATATTAAAGGAATTGCACCTGCTTCATGGAAAAAGCATATTCCTAAATTTTTAAGTTTCGATGTAGGAGTAAGCGCTGAATACCTTGATGGACATGGCGCCGGAACAAGACAATGGTTTTTAGGAATAGGACTTGATTTGAGTAATATCAATATTAAGAATTTTAATTTTTACAATAATCACAAACATCTTTTAAACTTATATCGCCTTCCTTCTCCAGTACAGCAAATATCTCCGCATAAGGTTTCGTACTTGATTGCATTCTAA
- a CDS encoding T9SS type A sorting domain-containing protein, whose protein sequence is MKKAFYLFIFIFSTTSNIFAQVDCSGGRYHDSLYSVDVTQDVVYGHNYNYLNVYSTLRMDIYQPHGDVLAKRPLIIFAPGGAFVVEDKREPALVALCNKFASLGYVAVSIDYRVGVTITTAEKLSYALYRATHDMRAAVRYFRQDAATTNTYKIDTNIIVVGGTSAGALTALHVSSLDKISEILSAGIDTTGAGGVEGLSGNPGYSSKVDYVINLCGALGDSTFLEHGDVPIISMHGTNDDIVPYATGTALSVIEVDGSASINLRANHVGVLNPFYTFQGAGHVPFDSRVNLTNASAYIDTTFAFVRDHLYEWICGITTISAEYDNNVGVMIAPNPFIDNAEISTTLPLKDASLVIFDITGKEVAQYKNLNGDKITIHKSGLVNGIYFYKLFEQDNKLLSVGKFVVQ, encoded by the coding sequence ATGAAAAAAGCTTTTTATCTTTTTATTTTTATTTTTTCCACCACTTCAAACATATTTGCACAAGTCGATTGTTCGGGTGGACGATACCACGACAGCCTGTATTCTGTAGATGTTACCCAGGATGTGGTTTATGGGCATAACTATAATTACCTTAATGTTTATTCAACGCTTAGGATGGATATTTATCAGCCACATGGAGATGTTTTGGCAAAACGTCCGCTGATTATTTTTGCACCGGGAGGCGCTTTTGTTGTTGAAGATAAAAGAGAACCGGCTCTTGTAGCGCTTTGTAATAAGTTTGCATCACTGGGTTATGTAGCAGTAAGTATTGATTATCGGGTTGGAGTTACCATTACTACTGCTGAAAAACTTTCGTATGCTTTGTATCGCGCTACGCATGATATGCGTGCAGCAGTGCGGTATTTCAGGCAGGATGCCGCTACAACAAACACATATAAAATCGATACCAATATCATTGTTGTGGGAGGAACGTCTGCCGGAGCGTTAACAGCATTGCATGTAAGCAGCCTTGATAAAATTTCCGAAATCCTTTCGGCAGGTATTGATACTACAGGTGCTGGCGGAGTTGAAGGATTATCAGGCAATCCAGGATATTCCAGTAAAGTGGATTATGTGATAAATTTATGCGGTGCTCTTGGGGATTCAACATTTTTAGAACATGGCGATGTTCCTATCATTAGTATGCATGGGACAAATGATGATATCGTGCCTTATGCAACCGGTACAGCACTTAGTGTAATAGAAGTTGATGGCAGTGCTTCAATTAATTTACGAGCCAATCACGTGGGAGTACTGAATCCGTTCTATACTTTTCAGGGAGCAGGGCATGTACCATTTGATTCCAGGGTAAACCTTACTAATGCTTCAGCCTACATCGATACAACATTTGCTTTTGTACGGGATCATTTATATGAATGGATATGCGGTATTACTACCATTTCTGCGGAATATGATAATAATGTTGGAGTAATGATAGCTCCGAATCCTTTTATTGATAATGCAGAAATATCAACAACGCTTCCTTTAAAAGATGCATCGCTTGTAATATTTGATATTACAGGGAAAGAAGTTGCTCAGTATAAAAATTTAAATGGTGATAAAATTACTATTCACAAAAGTGGATTAGTAAATGGTATTTATTTTTATAAATTATTTGAGCAGGATAATAAACTGTTAAGCGTTGGGAAATTTGTTGTTCAATAG
- a CDS encoding DUF4476 domain-containing protein, whose translation MKKAVFFAVFIMLSGSIIAQKTNLIFFTEGGEKFYVILNSVLQNRKAETNVKVTGLPAPSYKLKILFEDSTITPLEKNLMFQQGTETTFNIKKNNKDEYVVRYYSEVPIAQAPVSSSVQTVVVYSPSGPSTPVSQTTTVNSANININVNGNTASVSGTTTTSTYSATSNEVVNPDSKPENPLPGYNGPYGCANPMLPNDFEALKNSVSSKSFDDSKLKVAEEGIASNCMLSSQVRELMLLFSFEDNKLELAKYAYGHTYDPGNYFKVNDAFTFESTIDVLNEYIKGLGK comes from the coding sequence ATGAAAAAAGCCGTATTCTTTGCAGTATTTATAATGTTATCCGGTAGTATAATAGCGCAAAAAACAAATTTGATTTTTTTTACTGAAGGTGGCGAAAAATTTTATGTGATACTCAACAGCGTTCTGCAAAATCGAAAAGCTGAAACAAATGTTAAAGTTACTGGTTTACCTGCGCCTAGCTATAAGCTTAAAATATTATTTGAAGATTCAACCATTACGCCTTTAGAAAAAAACCTGATGTTTCAGCAGGGAACAGAAACTACATTTAATATAAAAAAGAATAATAAAGATGAATATGTAGTTCGCTATTATAGCGAGGTTCCAATTGCTCAGGCTCCGGTATCGTCATCTGTTCAAACTGTCGTTGTATATTCACCATCAGGACCATCAACCCCCGTTTCTCAAACAACAACGGTGAATTCAGCTAACATAAATATTAATGTAAATGGAAATACTGCAAGTGTTTCAGGAACTACTACAACATCCACATATAGCGCTACTTCAAATGAAGTCGTAAATCCAGATTCAAAACCGGAAAATCCTTTGCCGGGTTATAATGGTCCTTATGGTTGTGCTAATCCAATGTTGCCTAATGATTTCGAGGCTTTGAAAAATTCGGTTTCATCAAAATCATTTGATGATAGTAAATTGAAAGTTGCAGAAGAAGGAATTGCTTCGAATTGTATGCTTTCGTCGCAGGTGCGTGAGTTGATGCTTCTATTCAGTTTTGAAGATAATAAACTGGAGCTTGCTAAATATGCGTATGGTCATACTTATGACCCAGGTAATTATTTCAAGGTAAACGATGCTTTTACTTTTGAATCGACCATTGATGTGTTGAATGAATATATTAAAGGACTCGGTAAATAA
- a CDS encoding histidine kinase, with amino-acid sequence MRKSAMIILFFLIQIVEVSINNKLFAITQDSSAINELLTKCKKAQRKKPLLAISYGKECIKQSLKSNYLEKIPETYATLGFAYDRISNYDSSIYYFKQASIIYNLLGYPIKEANCYIDLSSEYIDKADFTSAIFYINKIITIAQELNDLRLFSKAYTNLGAIYINMNEYDLAIHYTKKSLEIKKILHDQHRVFRSYRSLGSYYTNKKLYDSAHIYYDSALVIAYSQKDTSGIANIFSYKAETYFNQGIYNNAATYIDKSIYLYEKLKKKNEIKSFYLLWTRIYLKNKDYTSAIEYANKSLLTNKEIDEIADAYHYLSIAYDSLKEYKTSLKFFSLYKFYEDSIMNINKSNQIIKMATYYEDERKQKQIEINQAEIEKANAEIKREKAEKIMMYIFLGIIILLVIISYLINRQKNLKLLQNTIQENEKRKSLILEEEKRKVEAQYLALKYQVNPEFLINTFNSFLSITEKIPAESAKFIEELSNVYRYILQSQDIISISLSKEIESINSYIYIIKKKVPENLSVEIKINIELDEYYIVPLSLQTIIEYLFNYHSAADPYKKLFIFIETTHDKYITIKSNIHNENLTSIILEDTVIKNLIKRCEFMSDKKVIIDTVQNYFVIKIPLTSKN; translated from the coding sequence TTGAGAAAATCAGCAATGATCATATTATTTTTTTTAATTCAAATAGTTGAGGTTTCAATTAATAACAAGCTGTTTGCTATCACGCAGGATTCATCAGCGATTAACGAATTGCTTACTAAATGCAAAAAAGCACAAAGAAAAAAACCTTTACTCGCAATCAGCTATGGTAAAGAATGTATAAAGCAGTCATTAAAATCCAACTACCTGGAAAAAATTCCTGAAACATATGCCACCCTTGGATTTGCCTATGATAGAATATCAAATTACGACAGCAGTATTTATTATTTCAAACAAGCAAGCATAATATATAACCTATTAGGTTACCCGATTAAAGAAGCCAACTGCTATATTGACCTTTCATCTGAATATATAGATAAAGCAGATTTTACATCAGCCATTTTTTATATAAATAAAATTATTACCATTGCCCAGGAACTTAATGACCTCAGGCTTTTCTCGAAAGCGTATACTAATCTTGGCGCTATTTACATTAACATGAATGAATACGATTTGGCAATTCACTATACAAAGAAATCATTAGAGATAAAAAAAATTCTACACGACCAACATAGGGTATTCAGGTCATACCGGTCATTGGGAAGTTATTACACTAATAAAAAATTATATGATTCCGCACATATATATTATGATAGCGCGTTAGTAATTGCTTATTCACAAAAAGACACATCGGGAATCGCTAATATATTTTCATACAAAGCAGAAACTTATTTCAACCAGGGAATTTATAACAATGCTGCAACCTATATTGATAAAAGCATTTATTTATACGAAAAATTAAAAAAGAAAAACGAAATTAAATCTTTTTACCTGTTATGGACCAGAATCTATTTAAAAAATAAAGACTACACTAGTGCCATTGAATATGCAAATAAAAGTTTACTGACCAATAAGGAAATTGATGAAATAGCTGATGCCTATCATTATTTATCTATCGCATATGATAGTTTAAAGGAATATAAAACCTCATTGAAATTTTTCAGCCTTTATAAATTCTATGAAGATTCCATTATGAATATTAATAAGTCGAACCAAATAATTAAAATGGCAACTTATTATGAAGACGAAAGAAAACAAAAACAAATTGAAATTAACCAGGCCGAAATAGAAAAAGCCAATGCTGAGATTAAACGCGAAAAAGCGGAAAAGATAATGATGTATATTTTTCTTGGAATAATTATCCTGCTTGTTATTATTTCTTACCTGATAAACCGTCAAAAAAACCTTAAACTTTTACAAAACACAATACAAGAAAACGAAAAAAGAAAAAGTCTTATACTGGAAGAAGAAAAAAGAAAAGTTGAAGCGCAATACCTTGCATTGAAATACCAGGTAAACCCCGAATTCCTTATTAATACATTTAATAGTTTTTTATCCATAACCGAAAAAATTCCGGCAGAATCAGCAAAATTCATTGAAGAACTTTCTAATGTTTATCGTTACATTCTGCAAAGCCAGGATATAATCAGCATATCGCTATCCAAAGAAATAGAGTCAATAAATTCGTATATCTATATTATTAAAAAAAAGGTTCCGGAAAATTTATCTGTTGAAATAAAAATAAATATTGAACTGGATGAATATTATATTGTCCCTTTATCGTTACAAACAATTATTGAATACCTTTTTAATTATCATTCTGCTGCTGACCCGTATAAAAAATTATTTATATTTATTGAAACCACCCACGACAAATATATTACAATAAAAAGCAACATTCATAATGAAAATCTGACATCAATAATATTAGAAGATACCGTAATAAAAAACCTGATAAAAAGATGCGAATTCATGTCTGATAAAAAAGTTATTATTGATACGGTTCAAAATTATTTTGTAATAAAAATCCCATTAACTTCAAAAAACTAA
- the arr gene encoding NAD(+)--rifampin ADP-ribosyltransferase, translated as MNKSMKPGSNDNSPQYYHGTKAKLKKGDMIEPGFNSNFGKRKKASYVYLTATLDAAKWGAELALGEEPGRIYIVEPTGPIEDDPNLTDKKYQGNPTKSYRSRNALRVIGEVTVWQEHSPEEIKTMKENLDRLKQLGIEAIED; from the coding sequence ATGAACAAGTCGATGAAACCTGGCAGCAACGATAATTCACCACAATATTATCATGGCACAAAAGCCAAGCTAAAAAAAGGCGACATGATAGAACCCGGCTTTAATTCAAACTTCGGTAAAAGAAAAAAAGCATCATATGTTTACCTTACCGCTACACTGGATGCTGCCAAGTGGGGAGCCGAGCTTGCCCTGGGCGAAGAACCTGGCAGAATCTATATTGTAGAACCTACCGGTCCTATTGAAGATGACCCGAACCTAACAGACAAGAAATACCAGGGTAACCCCACAAAATCATATCGTTCGCGGAATGCTCTACGGGTTATTGGCGAAGTTACGGTTTGGCAAGAGCACTCTCCAGAGGAGATTAAAACTATGAAGGAAAACCTTGATCGCCTTAAACAACTTGGTATTGAAGCCATAGAGGATTGA
- the ppdK gene encoding pyruvate, phosphate dikinase, producing the protein MAKEKKYVYFFGGKKAEGKAEMKNLLGGKGANLAEMVNLGLPVPAGFTITTECCTAYYENNCKLPKSLDDEVWAGMKRVESEMGMKYGDPNNPLLLSCRSGARKSMPGMMDTVLNVGLCTATIPGLIKKTNNPRFVWDSYRRLIMMYADVVMDKAEGLDKNIRKKLDDMLDKYKHNKGVKQDTELDEKDLEILAGEFKKTVKAELGTEFPDNAKEQLFGGIKAVFKSWNGKKAISYRRIEGIPDDWGTAVNVQAMVFGNMGDTSATGVAFTRNPATGEDIFYGEWLVNAQGEDVVAGIRTPNPLNDDTKNEQNKHLHSMQESMPSTYQELAKIRNILEKNYRDMLDIEFTIQEGKLYMLQCRVGKRTGTAAVNMAMEMLEEKLIDEKTAVMRVEPAQLDELLHPICDPNEEKKVSVLVKGLPAGPGAAVGKLVFTAEDAVAAVRNDPKAQVILIREETNPEDVEGMRAAVGILTARGGMTSHAALVARGWGKCCIVGAGKLHVDVSSKIAKVEGTDIVLKEGDIVTLNGTKGHVYFANLKLMDASENPRFKTFMAIVDKFRTMGVRTNAESAADAKVARDFGAEGIGLFRTEHMFYGKGCEEPLFLLRKMILSNTKEERVFALSELFDHVKKDMKATLLAMDTLPVTFRLLDPPLHEFVPQSPDKQTELAAALGITAAAVAKRGESLHESNPMMGHRGVRLSVTYPEVSEMQFRALFEATLELAKEGHTPKPELMVPVTCEVGELNVTKKINDRVMAEVCQKFGVKALPYYMYGTMIEIPRACLLGNRMAQTAEFFSFGTNDLTQMTFGFSRDDIGGFMNDYLDQKILAADPFQTIDQDGVGQLIEMAVSKGRATRPNLKVGICGEQGGDPASVEFCFKTGLTYVSCSPFRVPIARLAAAQAAIKGQKATVKAAPKKAAKKVSAKKPVKKVAPKKAVKKVAAKKQVKKVAPKKAVKKAIAKKPVKKIVKKAVKKVVAKKPIKKVVKKAVKKVAKKKGRR; encoded by the coding sequence ATGGCAAAAGAAAAAAAATACGTTTATTTCTTTGGCGGTAAAAAAGCAGAAGGAAAAGCTGAAATGAAAAACCTGTTGGGTGGTAAAGGTGCCAATCTTGCTGAAATGGTTAATCTTGGATTACCTGTTCCGGCTGGATTTACAATTACTACAGAATGCTGTACAGCTTATTATGAAAACAACTGCAAATTACCCAAATCTCTTGACGATGAAGTTTGGGCAGGAATGAAAAGAGTTGAAAGTGAAATGGGAATGAAATATGGCGATCCCAATAACCCATTATTATTATCATGTCGTTCCGGTGCAAGAAAATCAATGCCTGGTATGATGGACACTGTATTGAATGTAGGTCTTTGTACCGCTACTATTCCCGGCTTGATCAAAAAAACAAACAATCCTCGTTTTGTTTGGGATTCATATCGTCGATTGATCATGATGTATGCCGACGTTGTTATGGATAAAGCCGAAGGTCTCGACAAAAATATCCGTAAGAAACTGGATGATATGTTAGATAAATACAAACACAACAAAGGTGTTAAACAAGATACTGAACTTGATGAAAAAGATTTGGAAATATTAGCCGGTGAATTTAAAAAGACTGTTAAAGCTGAGTTGGGTACCGAATTTCCTGATAATGCAAAAGAGCAGTTATTTGGTGGAATTAAAGCAGTTTTCAAAAGCTGGAATGGTAAAAAAGCAATATCATACCGTCGTATTGAAGGTATTCCTGATGATTGGGGTACTGCTGTAAATGTTCAGGCAATGGTATTTGGTAATATGGGCGATACATCTGCTACAGGTGTTGCGTTTACACGTAACCCTGCTACCGGTGAAGATATTTTCTATGGCGAATGGTTAGTTAATGCACAGGGAGAAGACGTTGTTGCAGGTATCCGCACACCAAACCCTTTAAATGACGACACTAAAAACGAACAAAATAAACATCTGCATAGCATGCAGGAGTCTATGCCTTCGACTTATCAGGAACTTGCTAAAATTCGTAATATTCTCGAAAAGAATTATCGCGATATGCTGGATATTGAATTTACCATCCAGGAAGGTAAGCTTTATATGCTGCAATGTCGCGTTGGTAAACGTACAGGAACTGCGGCTGTAAATATGGCAATGGAAATGCTTGAAGAAAAACTGATTGACGAAAAAACCGCTGTAATGCGCGTAGAACCTGCTCAGTTAGACGAATTGCTTCACCCCATTTGTGACCCAAATGAAGAAAAGAAAGTATCTGTACTTGTAAAAGGTTTGCCTGCCGGTCCTGGTGCTGCTGTAGGAAAATTGGTTTTCACTGCTGAAGATGCCGTGGCTGCTGTTCGTAATGATCCTAAAGCACAGGTGATTCTTATACGTGAAGAAACCAACCCTGAAGATGTTGAAGGTATGCGTGCTGCTGTTGGTATTCTTACCGCCCGTGGTGGTATGACCTCACATGCTGCTTTGGTTGCACGTGGCTGGGGAAAATGTTGTATCGTTGGCGCCGGAAAACTTCATGTAGATGTAAGTTCTAAAATAGCTAAAGTTGAAGGAACTGATATCGTTTTAAAAGAAGGAGATATCGTTACTTTGAATGGTACCAAAGGTCATGTATATTTTGCTAATTTGAAATTAATGGATGCTTCTGAAAATCCACGTTTCAAAACCTTTATGGCTATTGTTGATAAATTCCGCACAATGGGTGTTCGTACCAATGCAGAATCTGCAGCTGATGCAAAAGTTGCCCGCGATTTTGGCGCTGAAGGTATCGGCTTATTCCGTACGGAACACATGTTCTATGGAAAAGGTTGTGAAGAACCATTATTCCTGCTTCGTAAAATGATTTTAAGCAATACTAAAGAAGAAAGAGTTTTTGCATTAAGCGAATTATTCGATCACGTTAAAAAAGATATGAAAGCTACATTGTTAGCAATGGATACATTGCCTGTAACTTTCCGTTTACTTGACCCTCCATTACATGAATTTGTTCCTCAAAGTCCCGATAAACAAACTGAATTAGCAGCAGCATTAGGTATTACTGCCGCAGCAGTTGCAAAACGTGGTGAAAGTTTACACGAATCCAACCCAATGATGGGACATCGTGGTGTTCGCTTAAGCGTTACTTATCCTGAAGTTTCTGAAATGCAATTCAGGGCATTATTCGAAGCTACTTTGGAACTCGCTAAAGAAGGACATACACCAAAACCCGAATTAATGGTTCCTGTTACCTGCGAAGTAGGCGAATTAAATGTAACAAAGAAAATCAACGATAGAGTTATGGCTGAAGTATGCCAGAAATTCGGAGTTAAAGCGCTTCCTTATTACATGTATGGAACAATGATTGAAATTCCGCGTGCCTGCTTGCTTGGTAACCGTATGGCACAAACAGCTGAATTCTTCTCATTCGGAACAAACGACTTAACCCAGATGACATTTGGTTTTAGCCGCGATGATATTGGTGGTTTTATGAATGATTATTTAGACCAGAAAATATTGGCAGCCGATCCATTCCAGACCATCGACCAGGATGGTGTTGGACAATTAATAGAAATGGCTGTTTCCAAAGGTCGGGCTACACGTCCGAATTTGAAAGTGGGAATTTGCGGTGAACAAGGTGGCGACCCTGCATCTGTTGAATTCTGTTTTAAAACAGGATTGACCTATGTAAGTTGTTCTCCTTTCCGCGTACCTATTGCACGCCTTGCTGCTGCACAGGCTGCTATTAAAGGACAGAAAGCTACTGTAAAAGCAGCTCCTAAAAAAGCAGCGAAAAAAGTCAGCGCTAAAAAACCGGTAAAAAAAGTGGCTCCTAAAAAAGCTGTTAAAAAAGTTGCTGCAAAAAAACAAGTAAAAAAAGTAGCTCCTAAAAAAGCTGTGAAGAAAGCAATAGCTAAAAAACCGGTTAAAAAAATTGTTAAGAAAGCTGTAAAAAAAGTAGTAGCTAAAAAGCCGATAAAGAAAGTTGTTAAGAAGGCTGTGAAAAAAGTTGCTAAGAAAAAAGGCAGAAGGTAA
- a CDS encoding T9SS type A sorting domain-containing protein — protein sequence MKRKFYTFILFISICLSGFVTYSQNPVPNGNFESWDSTFMPYLQYYPVCSNREAFSKEMPFNCIKTTDSYHGSYAVKLTSEAQDGDTLFGYFINSNPNDNPANWHGGVPYDQKPTGLKGYFKSNIALNDTGLVIVAFSKAGVNIGSYTLKLYGIQSTYAAFTLNFNPPLSTTPDSVIVGFTSSNAFVNFAIPGSTVTLDSISFTGVTSQPANLNGDFELWQNDTIYDINSWYYDNNEGLSRTTDAFEGKYAISLVTQEGTNQNGSPRTSACSISTGYYKKLNGNTYYLAGGYPYSYQTDSIAFWYKYLPSSTDTAQMSLNFKKDGNQFMGFGMPLTSSSSYKYVRFPFNLPQAPDSVVVSFQSSQWKDSSLVYVGSKLLLDGIHFISDSITAGLHFTSSLNGLIVYPNPASNNIYIESKEIITTAEIIDMTGKKLISRNAFNNKGIDISILPEGVYFIRIITNKEMITRKFIKE from the coding sequence ATGAAAAGGAAATTTTACACATTTATACTATTTATCAGTATTTGTTTATCAGGTTTTGTTACCTATTCACAAAACCCTGTTCCAAATGGAAATTTTGAATCATGGGATTCTACATTTATGCCTTATTTACAGTATTACCCTGTTTGTTCAAATAGAGAAGCATTTTCAAAGGAAATGCCTTTTAATTGTATAAAAACAACTGACAGCTATCATGGCAGCTATGCTGTAAAGTTAACTTCAGAAGCACAAGACGGAGACACTCTTTTCGGATATTTTATTAATTCAAATCCTAATGACAACCCTGCCAATTGGCATGGCGGAGTTCCATACGATCAAAAACCTACAGGTCTGAAGGGATATTTTAAATCGAACATTGCACTTAATGATACAGGTTTAGTAATCGTAGCATTTTCAAAAGCAGGAGTAAATATTGGATCGTATACATTAAAATTATACGGTATTCAATCAACATATGCTGCTTTTACTTTAAATTTCAATCCTCCTTTATCAACTACTCCTGACTCTGTAATTGTAGGTTTCACATCGAGCAATGCTTTTGTTAATTTTGCTATACCCGGCAGTACTGTAACGCTTGACAGTATTTCATTTACCGGTGTTACCAGTCAGCCTGCAAATTTAAACGGAGATTTCGAGCTTTGGCAAAATGATACAATCTATGATATTAATAGTTGGTATTATGACAATAATGAAGGTTTATCAAGGACTACAGATGCATTTGAAGGTAAGTATGCTATTTCTTTGGTTACTCAAGAAGGCACTAATCAAAATGGATCTCCCCGTACAAGCGCTTGTTCAATAAGCACAGGATATTATAAAAAATTAAATGGTAATACATATTATCTTGCAGGTGGTTATCCCTATTCTTATCAAACAGACTCTATTGCATTTTGGTATAAATACCTGCCTTCAAGTACCGATACAGCACAAATGTCGTTGAATTTTAAAAAAGATGGAAATCAATTTATGGGATTTGGAATGCCTTTAACATCATCCTCTTCGTATAAATATGTTCGGTTCCCTTTTAATTTGCCTCAGGCACCCGATTCTGTTGTTGTTTCATTTCAATCATCTCAATGGAAAGATTCTTCTTTGGTTTATGTTGGTTCAAAATTATTGCTTGATGGAATTCATTTCATATCTGATTCCATTACTGCGGGTTTACATTTTACATCATCACTAAATGGATTAATTGTATATCCTAACCCTGCCAGCAATAATATTTATATTGAATCAAAAGAAATTATTACTACTGCTGAAATTATTGATATGACAGGAAAAAAATTAATATCAAGAAATGCATTCAATAATAAAGGTATTGATATTAGTATATTGCCTGAAGGTGTTTATTTCATAAGAATAATTACTAATAAGGAAATGATTACAAGGAAATTCATAAAAGAATAA